Within the Miscanthus floridulus cultivar M001 unplaced genomic scaffold, ASM1932011v1 fs_329_2_3, whole genome shotgun sequence genome, the region TAAAGTTATTCTGGTTCTGTTCATTGCACAAACAAGCTTATATCTCCTGTCTATGTACAGAACTCCTATCTGAAACAAGGATAATAGGCTTATATCTTTTCTCTATGTCAATTCTGGCATGAGGAACATCACTTCATTAACCAAGCTGTGATCTTTTATTGCCTATTATTTAAGGCATTGCTCTAGTACTCGGTGGCTTAGTGGTTTATAAAAAGGTATATACAGATTATGAAACTTATTGATTAAGTAATAATGCTTGTATTGGCTTGGTGCAGGGAAAGAAATTAGTTTTTGTAACAAACAACTCTAGAAAGTCAAGAAGGCAATACTCAAAGAAATTCAGATCACTTGGACTTGAAGTTACTGAGGTAGTTTTTTATTTGAGCAGACTTCCAGTAATTTTTTTTGTATTGTAATCATTTGTTACTTTGTTGTAGGAAGAGATTTTTACATCATCGTTTGCGGCTGCCATGTACTTGAAGTTAAATAATTTTTCTCCAGAAAAGAAGGTATCATAAATTATTGTAATGTCCTTTCCTTTTGTTTTATGTGAATGACTTATGATTTCTTCGGCACATGATACTCACTGAAagtatcatcatgagggaacaaaTTAAGAAACTAGCACATATGTATGCGAGGAACTTGATAACACAACAGCCTACACATTTACAGTAACATTGTCCACCCTGAACTAATGATCAAGGGTTTGCAATAAGACTGGAACAGACATGTGGAAACTATGTGGTTGGAAATTTTGCTAGAAGACCAACCAAAAGGCACTTATATGAGCCAATCGACCTTGCTTCACACAACAGGAGTATTGTAGCATAGTTCGGATCCACTATTTCCTGTATACCTCACCTTATTTATCTTGCTGTTTTCTGGTGGCCGGTCTCTCAAGAAACTGTTTATTGGCTTAACCGATTTTTTTGGCATATATTCACATGGTTAAACAttgaggccctgtttggatgcaaAGTATCTTGTAGTGTTGGACAAATATCACGGTTTTGCAAAATACATTGGTTTTTTAAAGCTGTTGGCTGCAACAAACCTTCTAGATTCGAAAACATTGTGAAAACCATAGTGTTTTTGAAAAAAGTTTTAGAACTCCAATCAGgacctttctttttttcttctaaacCACTGTATTTGCACACATTAGGATTAAGAAACTACAGTTTGTTGATACTATAGTTTCCTAAAACTGCGATATCCAGGCAGGCCTGAGACCTTTTGTGATTTATTAAAACATATTAAGGTAAACATTATTTTTCTTGGTACATTGAAAGCCTATTGAGTCGTGGTAGGATCTTTTGGCTCCTTCCACTGTACATGATACATaactttgcccccccccccccccccccccccaatctgTCCATTTTACATACTCTACTTAGATTATGTTGGACGTGCTTGAGAATAAAGATTTTCCTTCTTAATTTCACGCCCTTGTTTTCACAGATATAAACTGATTAGCGATTATACTTGAACTGcttattttatttaggtttatgttgTTGGTGAAGATGGAATCTTGGAAGAGCTCAAGTTAGCTGGTTTTGAATGTTTTGGTGGTCCGGTAAGACAACTGTTTTCTTTTGAGGGGACGAAAACCATGTTAATTGTTCAAGATTTTCATGAATTCCTATATGTTGTCCTTTTTCTTAGAGTTCCTTTACTATAGTGTGAAGATGCTATGTGGTATATTGAATACTGGTTTGATATAGTTTTAACGGTGCATCCATGCTAATGgatcattttttttttcatttctgaACTTCCATATACATTGGCATATTCCAAATTATGTAACTTTCATAATCATAGTTCAACATAAAATAGAAACATAGTGGATCATTGTATGGGGTATTACCTGGATGATTGGTAGTGCCTACTTCAAGACATTACATGTTACTTCAGTGTAGTAGCCATTTTGGATGTCTGTCGTGCTATTTGAAATAAAATAGGCCAGAAATATGAAGGACATTATTATATCTACGTTTGGACAAACATGCAATAAGTGTCCTGAGGAGCCACAACATACAAACAGTCAAAAGATATTTTTTTTATGCTTGATGAGGGCTTGAAAACATAAATATTTTTCAGATAAGTTATCCCTGTTTTACCTTCCATTTCAACTAATGATTTTCCTGCAGGAGGATGGCAAGAAAAACATAAAGTTGGAGGCGGATTTCTACTTTGAACATGACAAAAGTGTAATGTCAAATCtgttttttctgatttttgtatCATCTTTCACATAAAATACAAAATCTACTGAGCTGTGATCTAAATGAAATTTCTTTTCCAGGTTGGAGCTGTCATTGTTGGACTTGATCAGTACTTCAATTATTACAAAATGCAGTTACTGCTCTAACCTTGCTGTCTATAGCCTTTGATGTTGCTCTCCATGCTGCTCAATCATTACTTAACTTTGTCATACGTGCATTCTTTCCGTTTCAATGCAAGTCTTGCTATATCTTCTGGTGTGATATTCTAAATTTAACCTGACACTCCATTGATAGGATATAAGTTTAAGTTTCATCTCGCTTCTGGAAAATTGAAGGAGATAAAACTACATTAAGGTCCATTAGATTGAtctttcttttcaccattttttTTCGGTATGTTGGATGCTCCACCCTTGCCTAGGCAATTGAAAGTTTGAGCTTCCTTTATCACATTATTTAGAACATCGTATATTACATATGATAAAGACTGAGCCCTCTCAGACATGCTTGTTGTGCATTCCTTTTTTCATTTCCTTTTGTAACTCATGTCTCCTTTAAGCCAGTGGAGTAAGTTTCATTGCTTGCTCAGCGTTGGTACCTTTATGTTGTTCACCGTTGCTTAAAAAGTCTGTTGAAAGAATACCCTGTATTTAATTCAGATCTAAAATTCAGAAGCTTCTAATTTGAGATAATTCAGCGAAGCAATTATAAAGCTGAAGTCTTTTGTCCACCTTATTTTATGTTTTATAAAGACATATCACAGTTCCAGTTTTACACTTTTGTTCGCAAGGACCATGTTACCACAATAAaagtactccctctgtttttaaaaaaaaaaaatgaaaaatgaacTAATTACCTTGTCCTAGAGTCATATGTTAAAAAATGGAGTAAGAATTTATTTGAGCATCAGCTTTCAACATTAGTTCTGACTGCATGCTCATCATTCTGTTTACCTTTTAGATCATTAGTTTCACAATGATCAAGTCATAGTGATGTTCTTGCAGGTATGCAAGAATATGTATTAGTGAGAATCCAGGCTGCCTTTTCATTGCAACCAACCGTGATCCAACTGGGCATATGACATCTGCCCAAGAATGGCCAGGTATTGTTATCGAGAAATTTATTGAAAATTTTGTAGTTTCAATCTGTAGCACAGTATAATTTGCAATTGCTTACCTCAACAGGAGCTGGAACTATGGTTGCTGCAGTAAGCTGCTCAGTACAGAAAGAACCCATTGTTGTTGGAAAACCTTCAGGCTTTTTGATGGACTTCCTCTTGAAAAGGTTTGCAAATTGTACTATGAGAAACATATCATTTATTTTCCATCAAAAGTGCATATTTTTATTCTCTGAGGGGGTATTAAGTCTCCTGACTGTGAATAAATAGGCAAAAAAACTGAAAGAGTTTTCCTGTTAGATAGTCTAACACATATAcatccattttttttttttttggttttgttcTGGTGCGAAGTCTTGTCTTATTGGCTTCTAAAATGTATTCATTATAACTAACTTTACAAGTACACATAGAAATGGAGACAAAATGAATAAGGAATATTATGTAGCTGGCTTGTAAAGTTCCCTTATACATATCCATCTTTCTATAAATGTTTTCCTGTTCAAAGGCAGCAAGAAAatgtgcacaagcataagatgatAGGACAGTGGATTGCATTCTTTGTTGATTTCCAATGCCACAGGTATCAGAAAAGGTTTCGTTGCTGTTCAACTGCTGCAGCTTCAATCTGGAAACGTCAAGGATGTGCATGGTTGGCGATAGACTGGACACAGACATATTATTTGGCCAGAACACTGGTTGCAAGACCCTCCTTGTTTTGTCTGGTGAGAAGCTCCTGCTCTTATTCAATAATTATCCCAAACTGCTTTCACGTGTTCAAGGATGTCTCACATGCGTGGGATTGCAATTGCAGGTTGTACTACCTTACCAGAACTGCAGGATGCTTCTAATAACATCCATCCAGATCTCTACACGAACAGCGTGTATGATCTAGTTGGGTTACTGCAGAAGTAATCTCTTGGACGGCATTGCAGCGCAGAGCTCTGTTCTGACTATGTTACCGCAATCTCAGTACACTTTGGATAGCGCCTATCAGGAATTACTACGTGGATAACTTACATGAAACAGTTGTGTGTGAAGCAACAAATCTTTCTTTGGGTACCTGTTTGACAATAACTAGGAGGGCAGCACAGCATATCAATTGAAGTCAATTGTAGTCCTTCCATTGGAAATTAGACCAATTTAACAACCTTGTTAGTGTAACATGACATTTGTAAAGCTTTAAATTTTTGGCAGTGCGATTCACTTGCCACTTTGTCAGTTTCGGAAATACGTTGATTGGAGTATGGAATTGCACAGAATCGAATTTGCGGCAACAGTAATGTAATGAAGCAACGTGCTCTCTGCTCTCGCTATGATCTTGCTCGTCAAATTGCTCTCGCCTCCCTTGGTCAATGGCGGTGAGTTGTTTGACCAAAGCTCACCTTGCGACGATGGCTCCATCCACTAGTAAAAAACggggggttttttttttttggtcgaTGCTAAGAATATTTTCCACGGGTGGTTCATAAGGAACAAGTTTCCCGTAGAAATACAACTGAGGGCCTGTGTACAGTGTTATTGTGTCCTGCCTGACCAGCAGCAGCCACAGCTTGAGTGATGACTCAGCTAGCTAGCTCTCAGCCGCAGTTCACGTAGaggctgttcggctggctgattgccggctggctggctggctctgCCACTCACGAAATCACTATTTACGTTCtgtccagaacagtatttttctctcacaacaatctgccggaacagtatttttcagtcctgccgaacagtaTCGTACTCCTGCCCGCAGTTCAAACTTGCACAGTTCACTCCGCCCGCTGCCCCACCCCGTCCCCAGCGGCGAGCGCGGAATGCCCGACCGCGCCGTGTCTTCCCTTCCCCGCGACGGCGCGACCGCCTCAGTTTCCGCACGACCGTCTGTTGCCTCCGGCCTCCACCGCCTGCGACTGGGGGCTGGGGCTCCTTCCTGCGCGGCTGCGCAGCTCATCGATCTCCTTCCGTGTTCACGCGTTACAGTTAGGGAtaaaaatggtacggatattttccaaccgatccgtttagaggggttgagatctgttcgtatccgagtctggatatccgatatctgataccgtatccgtatccgaatactcaaatcgcatatttatgatgtcgatatccaatcatatcatatccgacatagttgacactatccgtattcgaatccgaatccggacagaaatatgaaaacaaatgtaatatcggtgatatccgtccgtatccgaccgacatagttgacactatccgtattcgaatccgaatccggacaaaaatatgaaaacaaatgtaatatcggtgatatccgtccg harbors:
- the LOC136531335 gene encoding phosphoglycolate phosphatase 2-like isoform X1, whose protein sequence is MADNGLPNPPCAVLTADAARSLVDSVDAFLFDCDGVIWKGDKLIEGVPETMELLRKMGKKLVFVTNNSRKSRRQYSKKFRSLGLEVTEEEIFTSSFAAAMYLKLNNFSPEKKVYVVGEDGILEELKLAGFECFGGPEDGKKNIKLEADFYFEHDKSVGAVIVGLDQYFNYYKMQYARICISENPGCLFIATNRDPTGHMTSAQEWPGAGTMVAAVSCSVQKEPIVVGKPSGFLMDFLLKRQQENVHKHKMIGQWIAFFVDFQCHRYQKRFRCCSTAAASIWKRQGCAWLAIDWTQTYYLARTLVARPSLFCLVVLPYQNCRMLLITSIQISTRTACMI
- the LOC136531335 gene encoding phosphoglycolate phosphatase 2-like isoform X2; the encoded protein is MADNGLPNPPCAVLTADAARSLVDSVDAFLFDCDGVIWKGDKLIEGVPETMELLRKMGKKLVFVTNNSRKSRRQYSKKFRSLGLEVTEEEIFTSSFAAAMYLKLNNFSPEKKVYVVGEDGILEELKLAGFECFGGPEDGKKNIKLEADFYFEHDKSVGAVIVGLDQYFNYYKMQYARICISENPGCLFIATNRDPTGHMTSAQEWPGAGTMVAAVSCSVQKEPIVVGKPSGFLMDFLLKSFNLETSRMCMVGDRLDTDILFGQNTGCKTLLVLSGCTTLPELQDASNNIHPDLYTNSVYDLVGLLQK